The Mesorhizobium sp. INR15 region CATATCCAGGGTTCGATATACTGGAATCGTCGGGGACCGTGGCTCTCTTTGCAGACGCCCCTCGCCCATGCTACCCCGGCGCTGCCGGCGGCCCAATGGCCGCCGCCCACTGGGCCGTCACCGGGAAGCCATGAGCAAAGCCGCCAGCCGTATCGCCTTCGTCTCGTCAGAAACAACCGACGCCAAGGCAGCGCTGGAAAGCCTGTCGGCACGGTATGGCCAATGCCCCGTCGAGGATGCCGAGGTCGTGGTGGCACTTGGTGGTGACGGCTTTCTGCTGCAGACCCTGCGCGACACAATGAGCACGGGCCGCAAGATCTACGGAATGAACCGTGGCACTATCGGCTTCCTGATGAACGAGTATCGCTCCGGCGGCCTCACAGAGCGGATCGCGGCCGCTGTCGCCGAGACCATCCGGCCACTGGAAATGCTGACGGTGACAGCGGAAGGCGAAGAGATATCGGCGCTGGCGATCAACGAAGTGGCGCTGTGGCGGCAATCCTACCAGACCGCCAAGATCCGCATTACCGTCGATGACCAGATCCGGCTTGAAGAGCTGAGTTGCGACGGCGTGATGATCGCGACGCCGGCCGGTTCGACCGCCTATAATCTCTCGGCGCACGGCCCGATCCTGCCGCTCGACGCGCCCCTGCTCGCGCTCACCCCGGTCAGCCCGTTTCGCCCGCGCCGCTGGCGCGGCGCGCTGCTCTCCAACAAGGCGACCGTGCGTTTCGACATTCTCGAGGCGGAAAAGCGGCCGGTAAACGCTGCTGCCGACCACACGGAAGTCAAAGCCGTGACCTCGGTGACCGTGCGGGAATCGCCGACGGCAACCGCAACATTGCTGTTTGATCCCAACCATTCCTGGAACGAGCGCATTCTTGCAGAGCAGTTCCGCTATTGAGCCGGCATAACGACAAGCTGCCGGATTAAGCATCGCGATTAAGGTTACGACTTCACAATCGCACCAATCACGCCCGTTTCTGTTGACAAATCGCGGGCTTGCGCCTAATCGCAATACCAATCTTGCAGGCGCGTGGCGCTTGCCGCGACGGATGCCGTTGCGCTTCCCCGAACCAGCCAAAGACAACAACACTTGTCCTCAGACACCACGACCGCTCAAGAAGCGTTGACCTTCGCAGACCTCGGCCTGTCGCCGAAGGTCCTTTCCGCAGTCACCGATGCCGGCTACACCGAGCCGACGCCGATCCAGGCTGGTGCCATCCCGCACGCCTTGCAGGGCAAGGATGTGCTGGGCATCGCCCAGACCGGTACCGGCAAGACGGCTTCGTTTGTGCTGCCGATGCTGACCCGACTGGAAAAGGGCCGCGCCCGCGCCCGCATGCCACGCACGCTGATCCTTGAGCCGACACGCGAGCTTGCCGCGCAGGTCGAGGAAAACTTCGTCAAGTATGGCAAGAACCACAAGCTCAACATCGCACTGCTGATCGGCGGCGTCTCCTTCGACGAGCAGGACAAGAAGCTGGAACGCGGCGCCGACGTGCTGATCGCGACGCCTGGCCGCCTGCTCGATCACCGTGAACGCGGCAAGTTGCTGCTCAATGGCGTCGAGATCCTTGTCATCGACGAAGCCGACCGCATGCTCGACATGGGCTTCATTCCCGACATCGAGCGCATCTGCGAGATGATCCCGTTCACCAGGCAGACGCTGTTCTTCTCGGCGACCATGCCGCCGGAAATAACCA contains the following coding sequences:
- a CDS encoding NAD kinase; its protein translation is MSKAASRIAFVSSETTDAKAALESLSARYGQCPVEDAEVVVALGGDGFLLQTLRDTMSTGRKIYGMNRGTIGFLMNEYRSGGLTERIAAAVAETIRPLEMLTVTAEGEEISALAINEVALWRQSYQTAKIRITVDDQIRLEELSCDGVMIATPAGSTAYNLSAHGPILPLDAPLLALTPVSPFRPRRWRGALLSNKATVRFDILEAEKRPVNAAADHTEVKAVTSVTVRESPTATATLLFDPNHSWNERILAEQFRY